The following are encoded together in the Magnetospirillum gryphiswaldense MSR-1 v2 genome:
- a CDS encoding DUF6441 family protein, protein MRLSAAIRGDLGRVLTDEVKATERAASSAMREATNGLKLDLRAQVTGAGLGSRLANTWRSQTYPSSGNSLRPAGLVWSKAPHIIRAFDEGATIRSADGFWLAVPGPGCPARIGKKRPTPRLVEERLGIPLRFVYRRGGPSLLVADDMRARQGKRGGFARSRTGRNAATAIMFLLYPQVTLRKRLDINRAKGAAERRLVTTLVSALGKDGHG, encoded by the coding sequence ATGAGACTCTCGGCCGCCATCCGGGGCGATCTTGGCCGCGTTCTAACCGACGAGGTGAAGGCGACCGAACGGGCCGCCAGTTCGGCCATGCGCGAAGCCACCAACGGGCTGAAGCTGGACCTGCGCGCCCAGGTTACCGGTGCCGGCCTTGGCTCGCGGCTGGCCAACACCTGGCGGTCGCAGACCTATCCGTCCTCGGGGAACTCGCTGCGCCCGGCCGGGCTGGTGTGGAGCAAGGCGCCGCACATCATCCGCGCCTTCGACGAGGGCGCCACCATTCGCTCGGCCGACGGCTTCTGGCTGGCGGTGCCCGGACCAGGCTGCCCGGCCCGCATCGGCAAGAAACGCCCGACGCCCCGGCTGGTCGAGGAGCGGCTCGGCATTCCACTCCGCTTCGTTTACCGCAGGGGCGGCCCGTCGCTGCTGGTGGCCGACGACATGCGGGCGCGGCAGGGCAAACGTGGCGGCTTCGCCAGGTCCAGGACCGGGCGCAATGCCGCCACCGCCATCATGTTCCTGCTCTATCCGCAGGTGACCTTGCGCAAACGCCTCGACATCAACAGGGCCAAGGGAGCGGCCGAGCGGCGGCTGGTCACCACACTGGTCTCGGCGCTGGGGAAGGACGGACATGGCTGA
- a CDS encoding phage tail tube protein: MSKTRAYGADCILLAAFEAAYGTMPADGYTRLSFKETSLGAERPLGYDPLLGQGRDAQDPFYEAVKDEGEFGVPLDLRGLGFWLKGLFGAPTTSGDAATGFTHAFTSGGALPSLALEIGHPTLATPKFFRHSGAKLGSLAFDMARSGPANATIAVIAQGETETATTIDSTLASLTLRRFSQGSGSILVGGAPLANVVGGRLSFSNNLEPVETIRSDGLIDGVDETEATAEGSVEVRFGTDATLTSAIAAESPVEMLYGFTIPGTDYALRFHLPRVFCPKKKQEIKGPGGIQASYDWRAARDPVAGYLLSVTLINDVPSY; encoded by the coding sequence ATGTCGAAGACGCGCGCCTACGGCGCCGACTGCATCCTGCTGGCCGCCTTCGAGGCCGCCTATGGCACCATGCCGGCCGACGGCTACACCAGGCTGTCCTTCAAGGAAACCAGCCTGGGCGCCGAGCGTCCGCTGGGTTACGACCCGCTGCTGGGTCAGGGACGTGACGCCCAGGACCCGTTCTACGAAGCGGTCAAGGACGAGGGCGAATTCGGTGTGCCGCTCGATCTGCGCGGCCTCGGCTTCTGGCTGAAGGGGTTGTTCGGCGCCCCCACCACCAGCGGCGATGCCGCCACCGGCTTCACCCATGCCTTCACCTCGGGCGGTGCGCTGCCGAGCCTGGCCCTCGAAATCGGCCACCCGACCCTGGCCACACCCAAATTCTTCCGTCACTCGGGCGCCAAGCTGGGCAGCCTCGCCTTCGACATGGCCCGCTCGGGACCCGCCAACGCCACCATCGCGGTGATCGCCCAAGGCGAGACGGAAACCGCCACCACCATCGACAGCACGCTGGCCAGCCTCACCCTGCGCCGCTTCAGCCAGGGCAGCGGCAGCATCCTGGTCGGCGGGGCGCCGCTGGCCAATGTGGTCGGCGGGCGACTCAGCTTTTCCAACAACCTCGAGCCGGTCGAGACCATCCGCTCCGATGGCCTGATCGACGGCGTCGACGAGACCGAGGCCACCGCCGAGGGCTCGGTCGAGGTCCGCTTCGGCACCGATGCCACGCTCACCAGTGCCATCGCCGCGGAAAGCCCGGTGGAGATGCTCTACGGCTTCACCATCCCCGGCACTGATTATGCCCTGCGATTCCATCTGCCCCGCGTCTTCTGCCCCAAGAAGAAGCAGGAGATCAAAGGCCCCGGCGGCATCCAGGCCAGCTACGACTGGCGCGCCGCCCGCGACCCGGTCGCCGGCTACCTACTCAGCGTCACCCTGATCAATGACGTCCCCTCGTATTGA
- a CDS encoding DUF7697 family protein — translation MLMRADPARFDTAGLLAHGRALGFDERALALLLPFAEAGMREALAERHRE, via the coding sequence ATGCTGATGCGCGCCGACCCGGCCCGCTTCGACACCGCCGGCCTGCTCGCCCACGGCCGTGCACTGGGCTTCGACGAACGGGCGCTGGCCCTGCTGCTGCCGTTCGCGGAGGCGGGAATGCGCGAGGCCCTGGCCGAAAGACATCGTGAATGA
- a CDS encoding phage tail tape measure C-terminal domain-containing protein, giving the protein MTAARTVSIRLALEDGEVFRRALMQLGEDGRRALERIERAAQPASKALLAINEVGQGVRGMVEGMAGRMGLFGDALTATGRTGLIAAGAVGAVGAALVQGVREMESADQSLRRLEAVLKATGAASGLTASQLAALADEMETGTLATAEGVMDASAVMATFRSVSGDTFTRAIRLAQDLSAVFRQDLSSSATQLGKALEDPVEGISALKRVGVSFSATQKEVIRSLVETGDVAGAQKVVLDALEQQVGGAGAAEAAGLTGAAHHLAAAWGNLLEEIARTSTVGRGAQGVLHDLTGMVDGIRDLLKGPDIAAQVAAKSRQLVEVEGRIAEYQGIGVTGRRMTELRRQADLLRRDIDALVERGRTEVAALEAERSGAESGRLSAERDRNAEAMSVRLKALEEEKVKAAADAAGKIAAIETQLARDIEGARKKASLPGVDAGDVDREIALLRQVAARKVEAIEKPLAEARLRAAEQTRKVLDDLHRELSAPWQPRQAAIDQSVSRLPKEASASDRAEAARLAGDLFDQKQALDELQRALKEEADARTRGKELVRQHRTAEQEYADTLRELNDLLAQGALDADTHARAVEAAEKRKLAASREWSDGAKRALAAYVEDSSDAARGAERVVTGMLKSSEDAFVKWATTGKLAASDLFNTLAEEALRAAWRMAVVAPLFGGASGGLFGGLIAGIGSFFSGTGSAGASGGGGSVPVPSTGNFAIAHTGGLVGLDRLETRRYSASVFASAPKYHAGGLVAGERPIIAKVGEGVFTPRQMDNADRLLGSALSRPAVGVVVTVNNNASGTQARAEQSQGADGRIHLDIIVEEIEGRMSRRIGRGEGMAPVLEHRYGLNPAAGAYR; this is encoded by the coding sequence ATGACTGCCGCCCGCACCGTCTCCATCCGCCTTGCCCTTGAAGACGGCGAGGTGTTCCGCCGCGCCCTGATGCAATTGGGCGAGGATGGCCGCCGGGCGTTGGAGCGGATCGAGCGCGCGGCTCAGCCGGCGTCGAAGGCGCTGCTGGCGATCAACGAGGTCGGCCAGGGCGTGCGCGGCATGGTTGAGGGTATGGCCGGGCGGATGGGCCTGTTCGGCGATGCGCTGACGGCCACCGGGCGCACCGGCCTGATCGCTGCCGGAGCGGTGGGCGCCGTCGGCGCCGCCCTGGTGCAGGGCGTGCGCGAAATGGAATCCGCCGACCAGTCGCTGCGCCGGCTGGAGGCGGTGCTGAAGGCGACCGGCGCCGCCTCGGGGCTGACCGCCAGCCAATTGGCCGCACTGGCCGACGAAATGGAAACCGGCACTCTGGCCACCGCCGAGGGGGTGATGGATGCGTCCGCCGTCATGGCGACCTTCCGCTCGGTCTCGGGCGACACCTTCACCCGCGCCATCCGCCTGGCCCAGGACCTGTCGGCGGTGTTCCGCCAGGATCTGTCGTCCTCGGCCACCCAGCTGGGCAAGGCGCTGGAGGATCCGGTCGAGGGCATCTCGGCGCTGAAGCGGGTCGGCGTGTCGTTCTCGGCCACCCAGAAGGAGGTGATCCGCTCGCTGGTCGAAACCGGCGATGTCGCCGGTGCCCAGAAGGTGGTCCTGGACGCCCTTGAGCAACAGGTCGGCGGCGCGGGGGCGGCGGAAGCGGCGGGTCTGACCGGGGCCGCCCATCATCTCGCCGCCGCCTGGGGCAACCTGCTCGAAGAAATCGCCCGCACCAGCACGGTGGGACGAGGCGCGCAGGGCGTGCTGCACGACCTCACCGGCATGGTCGATGGCATCCGCGACCTGCTGAAGGGCCCTGACATTGCCGCCCAGGTGGCGGCCAAGAGCCGGCAACTGGTCGAGGTCGAAGGCCGGATCGCCGAATATCAGGGCATCGGCGTCACCGGCCGCCGCATGACCGAGCTGCGCCGGCAGGCTGACCTGCTCCGCCGCGACATCGACGCCCTGGTCGAAAGGGGCCGCACCGAGGTGGCTGCGCTCGAAGCCGAGCGTTCCGGCGCCGAATCCGGCCGCCTGTCGGCCGAGCGCGACCGAAATGCCGAGGCCATGTCGGTGCGGCTGAAGGCGCTGGAGGAGGAGAAGGTCAAGGCGGCCGCCGATGCCGCCGGCAAGATCGCTGCCATCGAGACCCAACTGGCCCGCGACATCGAAGGTGCGCGCAAGAAGGCATCGCTGCCGGGCGTCGATGCGGGCGATGTCGACCGCGAAATCGCCCTGCTGCGGCAGGTAGCGGCACGGAAGGTCGAGGCTATCGAGAAGCCGCTGGCCGAGGCCCGCCTCCGTGCCGCCGAGCAGACCCGCAAGGTGCTCGACGATCTCCATCGCGAGCTTTCCGCCCCCTGGCAGCCCCGGCAGGCCGCCATCGACCAGTCGGTGTCGCGACTGCCCAAGGAGGCCTCCGCCAGCGACCGCGCAGAGGCGGCCCGCCTGGCCGGGGACCTGTTCGACCAAAAACAGGCGCTCGATGAATTGCAGCGGGCGCTGAAGGAGGAGGCAGACGCCCGCACGCGGGGCAAGGAACTGGTCCGCCAGCACCGCACCGCCGAGCAGGAATACGCCGACACGCTGCGCGAACTGAACGACCTGCTGGCCCAAGGCGCGCTCGACGCCGACACCCATGCCCGCGCCGTCGAGGCGGCCGAGAAGCGCAAGCTGGCGGCGTCCAGGGAATGGTCGGACGGCGCCAAGCGGGCGCTGGCGGCCTATGTCGAGGATTCGTCCGATGCCGCCCGCGGTGCCGAGCGTGTCGTCACCGGCATGCTGAAATCCAGCGAAGATGCCTTCGTCAAATGGGCCACCACCGGCAAGCTGGCGGCGAGCGACCTGTTCAACACCCTGGCCGAGGAAGCCTTGCGCGCCGCCTGGCGGATGGCGGTGGTGGCGCCCTTGTTCGGCGGAGCCAGCGGTGGATTGTTCGGTGGCCTGATCGCCGGCATCGGCAGCTTCTTCTCCGGCACCGGTTCAGCTGGGGCCAGCGGCGGCGGTGGCTCCGTTCCGGTTCCCAGCACCGGCAACTTCGCCATCGCCCATACCGGCGGCCTGGTCGGCCTCGACCGTCTGGAAACCCGCCGCTACAGCGCCTCGGTCTTCGCCAGTGCGCCAAAATACCATGCCGGTGGGTTGGTGGCGGGCGAGCGGCCCATCATCGCCAAGGTGGGCGAGGGGGTCTTCACGCCCAGGCAGATGGATAACGCCGACCGCCTGCTGGGGTCTGCGCTGTCCCGTCCGGCGGTGGGCGTGGTGGTCACGGTCAACAACAACGCGTCCGGCACCCAGGCCCGCGCCGAGCAATCGCAGGGGGCCGATGGCCGCATCCATCTCGACATCATCGTCGAGGAGATCGAGGGCCGCATGAGCCGCCGCATCGGTCGCGGCGAAGGCATGGCCCCGGTGCTGGAGCATCGCTATGGGCTCAATCCGGCGGCTGGGGCGTATCGGTAA
- a CDS encoding type II toxin-antitoxin system YafQ family toxin: MRTINRTGQFKRDYKREKKGRHRETLDADLVDVVSKLVADEPLEERHHDHALTGNWKDHRDCHIKPDLVLIYRLPDEETLDLVRLGSHSELGL, from the coding sequence ATGCGGACGATTAACCGCACCGGCCAGTTCAAGCGGGACTACAAGCGTGAAAAGAAGGGTCGGCATCGGGAAACCCTCGATGCCGACCTTGTCGATGTTGTCTCGAAGCTGGTGGCCGACGAGCCCCTGGAGGAGCGGCATCACGACCATGCCCTGACCGGGAACTGGAAGGATCATCGCGACTGCCATATCAAGCCCGATCTGGTCCTGATCTACCGACTCCCCGACGAAGAGACGCTCGATCTGGTGCGTCTCGGCTCGCACAGCGAACTCGGCCTGTAA
- a CDS encoding type II toxin-antitoxin system RelB/DinJ family antitoxin has translation MNTVVRARIDEHLKDEAALVLSSIGLTVSDAFRMMMVRIATEKRLPFEPLVPNAETIAAMEAARRGDVVRVGSVKDLMADLNADD, from the coding sequence ATGAACACTGTTGTCCGTGCCCGCATCGACGAGCACCTGAAGGACGAGGCAGCACTCGTGCTGTCGTCGATCGGCCTGACCGTGTCCGACGCCTTCCGCATGATGATGGTGCGGATCGCCACCGAGAAGCGGTTGCCGTTCGAGCCCCTGGTTCCCAATGCCGAAACCATCGCCGCGATGGAGGCCGCCCGGCGCGGCGACGTGGTCCGGGTCGGCAGCGTCAAGGATCTGATGGCGGATCTGAATGCGGACGATTAA
- a CDS encoding RCC1 domain-containing protein gives MSIASLRGLIETIKGRGQTLAAAAGEDGASARDLVYLAKAVESMVGADALLGLLDEAGKPAEIVTVASPGTATLTLTEDQVARDVVVLRPDQGDFTAAEVVVVAPSRGWAVIIDNELPVPVRIKTAIQTVAAVSVAPGNKGWLFCDGGMVDHVFDVTAAIAAAASPLAVRGDLYVRDGSGNTRLPLGAASKFLGSNGTDPQWLLPPGRTNSRAKYLANDFIARDADDNLVAGGNAVSLVATPRLANLISDAVVFPDHANLGIWDADSQSCMTSIYRGLAAVFQDGGLSVWGNSNSGRNGDPNGSHWPHFQPALYRTTNEGHLVTENLTDAGVKQVYGNYGTTMILLENGELYATGYGGHGQQGDGTTSSKSFFQRIVFPGDAGPVRYVVSTCMTGPDSSAAFYALMEDGDVYSWGYNGYGQLGHGDTGNRTIPTKIAAFERNVQCIVAAGGSYGFAHFVTTDNKLFGCGYNGTGNLGDSTTANKPAPVLIDAGPVVKCANTGYGSHNFAFYIKADGKLYAMGFNESGQLGDNSATNRSTPVLVGNLGLTDPTKVIDIWAYGARYSAGGFALTKNGQFWAWGSNVNGQLGLGDTNSRQAPVLVPGVEHVSQVVSPTTGISQATQYHYNSVLLLRHASAADRIARRNGYPMAAGWGGSFIGAPNASNPTTVFRYVGFPPKYHGRIRRIGCSGYHDGTGNAEQDAYALAMDGTVFAWGPSSNYALGDWMNTSTTCPQPLKF, from the coding sequence TTGTCCATCGCATCCCTTCGCGGCCTGATCGAGACGATCAAGGGCCGAGGCCAAACCCTGGCCGCCGCCGCAGGCGAGGACGGGGCATCCGCCCGCGACCTCGTCTATCTGGCCAAGGCGGTCGAATCCATGGTCGGCGCCGATGCCTTGCTCGGCCTGCTTGACGAAGCCGGCAAGCCCGCCGAGATCGTCACCGTGGCCTCGCCCGGCACCGCCACCCTGACGCTGACCGAGGATCAGGTGGCGCGCGATGTCGTCGTGCTGCGCCCGGACCAGGGGGACTTCACCGCGGCTGAGGTCGTGGTGGTCGCTCCGTCGCGTGGCTGGGCCGTCATCATCGACAATGAACTGCCCGTCCCGGTTCGGATCAAGACCGCGATCCAGACGGTGGCGGCGGTTTCTGTCGCGCCCGGCAACAAGGGCTGGCTGTTCTGCGACGGCGGCATGGTCGATCACGTCTTCGATGTCACCGCCGCGATTGCCGCCGCCGCATCGCCCCTGGCGGTGCGCGGCGATCTCTATGTCCGAGACGGTTCCGGCAACACCCGCCTGCCGCTGGGCGCCGCATCCAAGTTCCTGGGGTCCAATGGAACCGATCCCCAATGGCTGTTGCCGCCTGGGCGTACCAACTCGCGGGCCAAGTATCTCGCCAACGATTTCATCGCCCGCGACGCCGACGACAATCTTGTCGCGGGGGGCAATGCGGTGTCGTTGGTCGCCACGCCGCGTCTGGCCAACCTGATCTCGGACGCGGTGGTCTTCCCCGATCATGCCAACCTGGGCATCTGGGACGCCGACAGCCAGTCGTGCATGACGTCGATCTATCGTGGTCTGGCGGCGGTGTTCCAGGACGGCGGTCTCTCCGTGTGGGGCAATTCCAACTCGGGCCGGAACGGCGATCCCAACGGCTCGCACTGGCCGCATTTCCAGCCGGCGCTGTACCGCACCACCAACGAAGGACATCTGGTCACCGAGAACCTGACCGATGCCGGGGTCAAGCAGGTTTACGGCAATTACGGCACCACCATGATCCTGCTGGAGAACGGTGAGCTGTACGCCACCGGCTACGGTGGGCATGGCCAGCAGGGCGACGGCACCACGTCGAGCAAATCGTTCTTCCAGCGCATCGTCTTTCCCGGCGATGCCGGCCCCGTCCGCTACGTGGTGTCCACCTGCATGACCGGGCCGGACAGCAGCGCCGCGTTCTACGCCCTGATGGAGGACGGCGACGTCTATTCATGGGGCTATAACGGCTATGGCCAGCTCGGGCACGGCGACACCGGCAACCGCACGATCCCCACCAAGATTGCCGCCTTCGAACGCAATGTTCAGTGCATCGTGGCGGCGGGCGGTTCCTACGGCTTCGCCCACTTCGTCACCACCGACAACAAGCTGTTCGGCTGCGGCTACAACGGCACCGGCAATCTCGGCGACAGCACCACCGCCAACAAGCCGGCGCCGGTGCTGATCGATGCGGGTCCGGTGGTGAAATGCGCCAACACCGGCTATGGCTCCCATAATTTCGCGTTCTACATCAAGGCCGACGGCAAGCTGTACGCCATGGGCTTCAATGAGAGTGGGCAGCTTGGCGACAATTCCGCCACCAACCGCAGCACCCCGGTGCTGGTGGGAAATCTCGGGCTGACTGACCCGACCAAGGTGATCGACATCTGGGCCTACGGCGCCCGTTACAGCGCGGGCGGCTTCGCGCTGACCAAGAACGGCCAGTTCTGGGCCTGGGGCAGCAACGTCAATGGCCAACTCGGCCTCGGCGACACCAACAGCCGCCAGGCCCCCGTCCTGGTGCCGGGCGTCGAACATGTCTCGCAGGTGGTGTCGCCGACCACTGGCATCAGTCAGGCCACCCAGTACCACTACAACAGCGTTCTGCTGCTGCGGCACGCCTCGGCCGCGGACCGCATCGCGCGGCGCAACGGCTATCCCATGGCCGCCGGATGGGGCGGTTCGTTCATCGGCGCGCCCAACGCATCCAATCCCACCACGGTGTTCCGCTATGTGGGCTTCCCGCCGAAATACCATGGCCGCATCCGCCGTATCGGCTGCTCGGGCTACCACGACGGCACCGGCAATGCCGAGCAGGACGCTTACGCCCTGGCCATGGACGGCACCGTCTTCGCCTGGGGGCCGTCCAGCAACTACGCGCTCGGCGACTGGATGAACACCAGCACCACCTGCCCGCAGCCGCTGAAATTCTGA
- a CDS encoding DUF1833 family protein, with the protein MPDPALSQALKEAFASAPSGTVILDTLEIWHPSFAEPIRVVRDHADLIARLEAGAPRDGGKQVTFAALAFEFSPPPVDTAPVPEITVTLDNVGSDITDALEGAAISQQVIEITWRPYLSNDLDGPHMDPPITMTLTDVEADTMRVTGRARMLDAGNKSFPSITYTAQRFPGLAR; encoded by the coding sequence ATGCCTGATCCGGCATTGTCGCAGGCGCTGAAGGAGGCGTTCGCCTCCGCCCCCAGCGGCACGGTGATCCTGGATACGCTGGAAATCTGGCACCCCAGCTTCGCCGAGCCGATCCGGGTGGTCCGCGATCACGCCGACCTCATCGCCCGGCTGGAGGCCGGTGCGCCCCGCGACGGCGGCAAGCAGGTGACCTTCGCCGCGCTGGCTTTCGAGTTCTCGCCGCCGCCGGTGGATACCGCTCCGGTACCGGAAATCACCGTCACCCTCGACAATGTCGGCAGCGACATCACCGACGCCCTTGAGGGTGCCGCCATCAGCCAGCAGGTGATCGAGATCACCTGGCGGCCCTATCTCTCCAACGACCTCGACGGCCCCCATATGGACCCGCCCATCACCATGACCCTGACCGATGTCGAAGCCGACACCATGAGGGTCACCGGGCGCGCCCGCATGCTGGATGCCGGCAACAAGTCCTTCCCCTCCATCACCTATACCGCCCAGCGCTTTCCCGGACTGGCGCGGTAG
- a CDS encoding NlpC/P60 family protein, giving the protein MHWALPLIGLPWSVHGSGPNSFNCWEFVRTVQAEHFGRILPEIGNPEDMLVMGRTFRDHPERRRWAKVDPPAEGDCVLLRRSRHPIHVGIWLEVDGGGVLHCAEGAGVVFQRPDALRLNGWVVEGFYRFSP; this is encoded by the coding sequence ATGCATTGGGCTTTGCCGTTGATCGGCCTGCCGTGGTCCGTCCACGGCAGCGGGCCGAACTCGTTCAATTGCTGGGAATTCGTCCGCACGGTGCAGGCCGAACATTTCGGCCGCATCCTGCCCGAGATCGGCAATCCCGAAGACATGCTGGTCATGGGCCGGACCTTCCGCGATCACCCCGAGCGGCGGCGCTGGGCCAAGGTTGATCCGCCTGCGGAAGGCGATTGCGTGCTGCTGCGCCGATCCCGCCATCCCATCCATGTGGGCATCTGGCTCGAAGTGGATGGCGGCGGCGTCCTGCACTGTGCCGAGGGTGCCGGGGTGGTGTTCCAGCGCCCTGACGCGCTCCGCCTCAACGGCTGGGTCGTCGAGGGCTTCTATCGGTTTTCGCCATGA
- a CDS encoding host specificity factor TipJ family phage tail protein: protein MTASAVEDGSAICVIVTNPFEPVASRSVHAVESGITLGGLLQGCGIAEDCWPDGPEILIGGMAVPVGLYAVRTIGDGEVVTVIRWPQGGGGGGGGGGKNPMRIVLTIAVMVAAIYLGPMAAVAMGYTATGTAAAMATAGIAMVGSVLINTVIPAPKPSMPSLNWGGSGSAPAPSPTYSIQAQGNQGRLGQPIPVIYGRHLIYPDLASEPYQDYVGGEQYLYQLHVIGQGEYAVEQIRVEDTPISSFEEVQTEIIPPGSRVTLFEPDVVTAAEVAGQELVAPNLVQSGDDGFIGPFTANPVDTSAGALGIDVVMPRGLYYANDGGSLDSRTVQWLVEARAIDADGEAIAGWSVLATESHSAASNTAIRLSFRYAVSPGRYEVRLKRLDTKDTAERAGHEIRWGALRAYLTGQPDFGAVTLLAVKMRATDNLSQRSSRMINIIATRKLPVWSAAGGWSAPQPTRSIAWAFADACKAEYGAKLADSRIDLKTLATLDAVWAARGDSFDAVFDTSMTVWEALTRIARCGRAVPIQQGGIVRIIRDAPQTMPVAMFGPRNIVKGSFKIKYVMPGEDTADAVTVEYFSSRTWKPDETTAKLPDSSGDNPAKVNLFGCTTKDHAQREGLYIAANNRYRRRLVTFRTEMEGMIPTYGDLVAITHDMPRWGQGGEVIGHQGDVLALSEPLAWTDGATHYLALRRRDGGLAGPFRVQAVPGDPTLVRVLDPLTVTPYVGGSEERTYFSFGPGQAWAQSARVLAIRPRAEQVEILAVAEDSRVHVN, encoded by the coding sequence ATGACCGCCTCCGCTGTCGAAGACGGCTCCGCCATCTGCGTCATCGTCACCAATCCGTTCGAGCCGGTGGCCAGCCGCTCGGTTCATGCGGTGGAATCCGGGATCACTCTGGGCGGCCTGTTGCAGGGTTGCGGTATCGCCGAGGATTGCTGGCCCGATGGACCGGAAATCCTGATCGGCGGCATGGCGGTGCCGGTCGGCCTCTATGCCGTCCGGACCATCGGCGACGGCGAGGTCGTCACCGTCATTCGCTGGCCCCAGGGCGGCGGGGGCGGAGGTGGCGGGGGCGGCAAGAATCCCATGCGGATCGTGCTCACCATCGCGGTGATGGTGGCCGCCATCTATCTGGGTCCGATGGCGGCGGTGGCCATGGGCTATACCGCCACCGGCACCGCCGCAGCCATGGCCACCGCCGGCATCGCCATGGTCGGTTCGGTGCTGATCAACACCGTGATTCCGGCCCCCAAGCCGTCGATGCCGTCGCTCAACTGGGGCGGTAGCGGCAGCGCCCCGGCCCCCAGCCCGACCTATTCAATCCAGGCTCAGGGCAACCAGGGCCGATTGGGGCAGCCGATCCCGGTGATCTATGGCCGCCACCTGATTTATCCCGACCTCGCCTCCGAACCCTACCAGGATTACGTCGGCGGCGAGCAGTATCTGTATCAACTTCACGTCATCGGCCAGGGGGAATACGCGGTCGAGCAGATCCGCGTCGAGGACACCCCTATCTCCTCGTTCGAGGAGGTCCAGACCGAGATCATTCCGCCCGGCAGCCGGGTCACCCTGTTCGAGCCGGACGTCGTCACCGCCGCCGAGGTGGCGGGCCAGGAACTGGTGGCTCCCAATCTGGTGCAATCCGGCGACGATGGCTTCATCGGCCCGTTCACCGCCAACCCGGTCGACACCTCGGCCGGTGCGCTGGGCATCGACGTGGTGATGCCCCGTGGCCTCTACTATGCCAACGATGGCGGCAGTCTCGATAGCCGCACCGTCCAGTGGCTGGTCGAGGCGCGGGCCATCGATGCCGACGGCGAGGCCATTGCCGGCTGGTCGGTGCTGGCGACCGAATCCCACTCCGCCGCCAGCAATACCGCCATCCGCCTGTCCTTCCGCTATGCGGTGTCGCCCGGGCGCTACGAGGTCCGCCTCAAACGCCTCGACACCAAGGACACCGCCGAGCGTGCCGGCCACGAAATCCGCTGGGGAGCGCTGCGCGCCTATTTGACCGGCCAGCCCGACTTCGGCGCCGTCACCTTGCTGGCGGTCAAGATGCGGGCCACCGACAACCTGTCGCAGCGCTCCAGCCGCATGATCAATATCATCGCCACCCGCAAGCTGCCGGTGTGGTCGGCGGCGGGCGGTTGGTCGGCCCCGCAACCGACCCGTTCCATCGCCTGGGCCTTCGCCGATGCCTGCAAGGCAGAGTATGGCGCCAAGCTGGCCGACAGCCGCATCGACCTCAAAACCCTGGCCACCCTGGATGCCGTGTGGGCCGCCCGTGGCGATTCCTTCGACGCGGTGTTCGATACCAGCATGACGGTGTGGGAGGCCCTGACCCGCATCGCCCGCTGCGGCCGCGCCGTGCCCATCCAGCAGGGCGGCATCGTCCGCATCATCCGCGACGCGCCCCAGACCATGCCGGTGGCCATGTTCGGGCCGCGCAACATCGTCAAGGGCTCGTTCAAAATCAAATACGTCATGCCCGGCGAGGACACCGCCGACGCGGTGACGGTGGAGTATTTCTCGTCCCGCACCTGGAAGCCTGACGAGACGACGGCAAAGCTGCCCGACAGCAGCGGCGACAATCCGGCCAAGGTCAATCTGTTCGGCTGCACCACCAAGGATCATGCCCAGCGGGAGGGTCTCTACATCGCCGCCAACAACCGTTACCGCCGCCGTCTGGTCACCTTCCGCACCGAGATGGAGGGCATGATTCCCACCTACGGCGATCTGGTCGCCATCACCCACGACATGCCCCGCTGGGGCCAGGGCGGCGAGGTGATCGGCCACCAGGGCGATGTGCTGGCCCTGTCCGAACCCTTGGCCTGGACCGACGGCGCCACCCACTATCTGGCGCTGCGCCGCCGCGACGGTGGATTGGCCGGGCCATTCCGGGTCCAGGCGGTGCCCGGTGATCCCACGCTGGTCCGTGTCCTCGATCCGCTGACCGTCACCCCCTATGTCGGCGGTTCGGAGGAGCGGACGTATTTCAGCTTCGGCCCGGGCCAGGCCTGGGCGCAATCCGCCCGCGTCCTGGCCATCCGCCCCCGCGCCGAGCAGGTCGAGATTCTCGCCGTCGCCGAAGATTCCCGCGTCCACGTTAACTGA